In Antedon mediterranea chromosome 10, ecAntMedi1.1, whole genome shotgun sequence, one genomic interval encodes:
- the LOC140059787 gene encoding arpin-like gives MSRMYHNESLKSIPVLNHDWGEPWKPEKYSIGKGFLIEGTLKSKSRHVINDTTKTKYRYYVLYIQGHTAHRRQFTDKGEEMEPNFSAKQVTNTGYLNSSYKLDPKGKTDRVEFSDVLKTIKKAPLASITDTHTPKDCGAFWILESDMDKMEIANEETIRLKTADDSPFVFSITKLDDVSTRVCNYAGGAEVGASWTDKVFASKEQDAPHQVSNQDNAGADDDEWDD, from the exons atgtcaCGAATGTATCATAATGAATCATTAAAATCTATACCTGTGCTGAACCATGATTGGGGCGAGCCTTGGAAGCCTGAAAAATATAGCAT tgGCAAAGGTTTTCTGATTGAAGGAACTCTAAAAAGTAAATCAAGACATGTTATAAATGATACAACAAAAACAAAG TATCGCTACTATGTATTATACATACAAGGCCATACAGCTCATCGACGACAATTCACTGATAAAGGTGAAGAGATGGAACCAAACTTCAGTGCTAAACAGGTTACAAACACAGGCTACCTCAATTCATCATACa AACTTGACCCAAAAGGTAAAACAGACAGGGTTGAATTTTCTGACGTCTTAAAGACAATAAAGAAAGCACCATTAGCCTCTATAACAGACACTCACACTCCAAAAGATTGTGGAGCATTCTGGATATTGGAGTCTGACATGGACAAAATGGAAATAGCCAATGAAGAAACAATCCGATTAAAAACAGCTGATGACAGTCCATTCGTAT TCTCTATTACTAAATTAGATGATGTGTCTACCAGAGTGTGTAACTACGCTGGTGGCGCTGAGGTTGGTGCGTCTTGGACGGATAAGGTGTTTGCTTCCAAGGAACAGGATGCACCTCATCAGGTTTCAAATCAGGATAACGCTGGagctgatgatgatgaatgg GATGATTGA
- the LOC140060040 gene encoding uncharacterized protein — MLNIDVTFALMFKSLSDRLFSSDSSNKMAQSKRDIKKVDIIPPGFKEGEKLAFYLDNVFTKEECDEWIKLAEDKGFVVAKINAGASEYLMNDYRRGHRCIIDSMDIRDKVWERVAEYVPTNFKNREVVGLNERFRFLRYDKGGFFKPHFDGCYVREDNSALTQITIQIYLNEGFSGGSTTFLKQDERVECVPKIGRVLVFEHQIRHEGSELFSGRKYAIRSDILYKM; from the exons ATGCTGAATATAGACGTTACTTTTGCACTAATGTTTAAGAGTTTAAGCGACCGGTTGTTTTCATCGGACTCATCAAACAAA atGGCTCAAAGTAAACGTGACATAAAGAAGGTTGACATCATCCCACCAGGTTTTAAGGAAGGAGAAAAGTTGGCTTTTTATCTTGACAATGTTTTTACTAAAGAG GAATGTGATGAATGGATTAAGCTAGCAGAAGATAAAGGATTTGTAGTGGCAAAAATCAATGCAGGTGCATC agAATACTTGATGAATGACTACAGAAGGGGACATAGGTGTATAATTGATTCGATGGATATCAGGGATAAGGTTTGGGAGCGAGTAGCAGAGTATGTGCCAACTAATTTCAAGAATCGTGAAGTAGTAGGACTAAATGAAAG GTTTCGATTTCTTCGATATGATAAAGGAGGATTTTTCAAGCCGCACTTTGATGGTTGCTACGTCCGTGAAGATAACTCAGCCTTAACACAGATTactattcaaatttatttaaatgag GGGTTTTCTGGCGGAAGTACAACATTTCTTAAACAAGATGAACGAGTGGAGTGTGTACCAAAAATAG GACGAGTTTTAGTGTTTGAGCATCAAATAAGGCATGAAGGATCTGAATTATTTTCAGGCCGCAAATACGCAATTCGATCTGACATTCTTTACAAGATGTAA